One Hordeum vulgare subsp. vulgare chromosome 4H, MorexV3_pseudomolecules_assembly, whole genome shotgun sequence DNA window includes the following coding sequences:
- the LOC123446523 gene encoding probable CCR4-associated factor 1 homolog 11 yields MSPAAGMFPVFPPPPFCYTFPVQPPPYFHHAPMSPVWPSPAVPVRSVWAYNFNAESDSLRSAARRARYVAVNVHYPGVVHHAGGQDHNTLTAEQRYALVKANVDGLTPLQVGVALYGNDDGYLGAWEFNLRDFRPRADPHDEKSLAYLARRGLNVGALRDHGVRADMLCATLFESGLISPRRGPPRSWITYAGAYHVAYLVKIVTRGAALPEDVAGFDDAVRRYLGNQVYDVAWMAGDCPAMPLGLERIAAHLGFHLPLWSPQLAAAAGVRALQVFMHLKYGEFGGNVQMYRGLLEGLH; encoded by the coding sequence ATGAGCCCGGCCGCCGGCATGTTCCCAGTGTTTCCGCCGCCACCTTTCTGCTACACGTTCCCCGTGCAGCCCCCGCCGTACTTCCACCACGCACCCATGTCGCCGGTATGGCCGTCGCCCGCCGTCCCGGTGCGCTCCGTGTGGGCGTACAACTTCAACGCCGAATCGGACAGCCTCCGCAGCGCCGCCAGGAGAGCCAGGTACGTCGCCGTCAACGTGCACTACCCGGGCGTCGTCCACCACGCCGGCGGCCAGGACCACAACACCCTCACCGCGGAGCAGCGCTACGCCCTCGTCAAGGCCAACGTGGACGGTCTCACGCCGCTCCAGGTCGGCGTGGCGCTCTACGGCAACGACGACGGGTACCTCGGCGCCTGGGAGTTCAACCTGCGGGACTTCCGCCCCAGGGCCGACCCGCACGACGAGAAGTCCCTTGCGTACCTCGCCCGCCGCGGCCTCAACGTCGGCGCGCTCCGCGACCACGGCGTCCGCGCCGACATGCTATGCGCGACGCTGTTTGAATCCGGCCTGATCAGCCCTCGGCGTGGGCCGCCGCGGAGCTGGATCACCTACGCCGGGGCCTACCACGTCGCATACCTGGTGAAGATCGTCACCCGGGGAGCCGCGCTGCCGGAGGACGTGGCCGGGTTTGACGACGCCGTGCGGCGTTACCTGGGCAACCAGGTATACGATGTCGCTTGGATGGCGGGCGACTGCCCGGCCATGCCGCTGGGGCTAGAGCGCATCGCCGCTCACCTCGGCTTCCATTTGCCGCTGTGGAGCCCTCAACTCGCAGCTGCCGCCGGCGTGCGTGCGCTGCAGGTCTTCATGCATCTGAAGTACGGGGAGTTCGGCGGCAACGTGCAGATGTACCGGGGCCTTCTTGAAGGCCTGCACTAG